One stretch of Pseudomonas sp. NC02 DNA includes these proteins:
- the sugE gene encoding quaternary ammonium compound efflux SMR transporter SugE, giving the protein MSWIILFFAGLFEVGWAVGLKYTDGFSKPLPTALTIAAMAVSLGLLGLAMKELPLGTAYAIWTGVGAVGTVIAGIILFGESMALFRLASVALIICGLIGLKISA; this is encoded by the coding sequence ATGTCCTGGATCATTCTGTTTTTTGCCGGACTGTTTGAAGTCGGCTGGGCCGTCGGACTGAAGTACACCGACGGTTTCAGCAAGCCACTGCCCACGGCCCTGACGATTGCCGCCATGGCCGTCAGCCTCGGGTTGCTGGGGTTGGCCATGAAGGAACTGCCGCTGGGTACCGCCTATGCCATCTGGACCGGTGTCGGTGCAGTGGGCACGGTGATTGCCGGGATTATCCTGTTCGGGGAGTCCATGGCGCTGTTTCGACTGGCCAGTGTGGCGTTGATTATCTGTGGGCTGATCGGGCTCAAGATCAGCGCCTGA
- the rdgC gene encoding recombination-associated protein RdgC, protein MWFKNLLIYRLTQDLPVDAEALETALATKLARPCASQELTTYGFVAPFGKGEDAPLVHVSGDFLLIAARKEERILPGSVVRDAVKEKVEEIEAEQMRKVYKKERDQIKDEIIQAFLPRAFIRRSSTFAAIAPKQGLILVNSASPKRAEDLLSTLREVIGTLPVRPLTVKTAPTAIMTDWVTTQKPADDFFVLDECELRDTHEDGGIVRCKRQDLTGEEIQLHLTTGKVVTQLSLAWQDKLSFMLDDKMTVKRLKFEDLLQDQAEQDGGDEALGQQDASFTLMMLTFGDFLPALVEALGGEETPQGI, encoded by the coding sequence ATGTGGTTCAAAAACCTGCTTATCTATCGCCTGACCCAAGATCTGCCTGTTGATGCCGAGGCGTTGGAAACTGCACTGGCCACCAAACTGGCGCGCCCTTGTGCAAGCCAGGAGTTGACCACTTACGGTTTCGTCGCCCCTTTCGGTAAAGGCGAAGACGCGCCCCTGGTACACGTCAGCGGTGATTTCCTGCTGATCGCTGCGCGCAAGGAAGAACGTATCCTGCCGGGTAGCGTGGTGCGTGATGCGGTGAAGGAAAAGGTCGAAGAGATCGAAGCCGAGCAAATGCGCAAGGTCTACAAAAAGGAACGCGACCAGATCAAGGATGAAATCATCCAGGCCTTCCTGCCGCGCGCGTTTATCCGTCGCTCGTCGACCTTTGCCGCCATCGCGCCGAAACAGGGCCTGATCCTGGTGAACTCCGCCAGCCCGAAACGTGCCGAAGACCTGCTGTCCACCCTGCGTGAAGTGATCGGCACCCTGCCGGTACGTCCGCTGACCGTGAAAACCGCGCCAACCGCCATCATGACCGACTGGGTCACCACCCAGAAACCGGCCGATGACTTCTTCGTCCTCGACGAATGCGAACTGCGCGACACCCACGAAGACGGCGGCATCGTGCGCTGCAAACGCCAGGACCTGACCGGCGAAGAGATCCAGCTGCACCTGACCACCGGCAAAGTCGTGACCCAGTTGTCCCTGGCCTGGCAGGACAAGCTGTCCTTCATGCTGGACGACAAAATGACCGTCAAGCGCCTGAAGTTCGAAGACCTGCTGCAGGATCAGGCTGAACAGGACGGCGGCGACGAAGCACTGGGCCAGCAGGACGCCAGCTTTACCCTGATGATGCTGACGTTTGGCGACTTCCTGCCGGCGTTGGTTGAGGCACTGGGTGGCGAAGAAACCCCACAAGGTATCTAA
- a CDS encoding TonB-dependent siderophore receptor, which translates to MPFPSKPRRRLLSSAPLTLTLLATTLLNTHLAQAETVAVAAQAYDIPAGPLGATLNQFAQQAGVAIVFQSQNLQGLNGPGLKGTYSVDAGFDRLLQGSGYRVIKGDQVYALEADPAATDAMELGPTQVSSNQLGNVTEGTDSYTPGSIATATRLVLTPKETPQSVTVVTRKHMDDFGLNNVDDVMRHTPGITVSAFDTDRTNYYARGFSINNFQYDGIPSTARNVAYSAGNTLSDMAIYDRVEVLKGATGLLTGAGSLGATINLVRKKPTADFQGHASLGAGSWDNYRSELDVSGPMTESGTVRGRAVAAYQDKRSFMDRYSRKSPVYYGIMEFDLSPDTMLTVGGDYQDSLPTASSWSGSFPLINANGDRNSVKRSFNNAANWSSWEQYTRTAFAMLEHDLGNGWVTKLQLDHKINGYHALMASIQGDEPRADGTAHVTSQKYTGETVSDSADLYASGPFSLGGREHELVVGGSIGISDWNGKGYWNLAPNLVDFNNWHGHAPQPYWGAPQQYIDDTIRQTGAYMTTRLNLADDLKLLLGGRVVNYHLTGNNPSYRETGRFVPYVGVVYDLDETYSVYASYTDIFMPQENYNRDRQNQLLEPDEGQNYELGMKADFFDGRLNASAAYFEVHENNRAVSDDDYNNLKPTPQNYAYKGTKAVTKGYELEVSGELSPGWQIQAGYTHKVVRDDQDQKISTFEPEDQVKLYTTYKLKGDLDKLTVGGGVRWQSVGWQDIYNTPHGGYEEFSQEAYWLVDLMTRYQITKNVSATLNVNNIFDKSYYTNIGFYNSAAYGEPRNFMVTTRWDF; encoded by the coding sequence ATGCCCTTCCCTTCCAAGCCTCGCAGACGCCTGCTGAGCAGCGCGCCGCTGACCCTCACACTGCTCGCGACGACGCTGCTCAATACCCACTTGGCCCAGGCCGAAACGGTAGCCGTTGCGGCCCAAGCCTACGACATACCTGCCGGGCCGCTGGGCGCCACACTCAACCAGTTCGCCCAGCAAGCGGGCGTGGCTATCGTGTTCCAGTCCCAGAACCTGCAGGGGCTGAATGGGCCGGGGCTGAAAGGCACTTATAGCGTGGACGCAGGGTTCGACAGGCTGTTACAGGGCAGCGGCTACCGCGTGATCAAAGGTGATCAGGTGTACGCGCTCGAAGCTGACCCTGCCGCCACCGACGCCATGGAACTAGGCCCGACCCAGGTCAGCTCCAACCAGTTGGGCAACGTTACTGAAGGGACTGATTCCTACACTCCAGGCAGCATCGCGACTGCGACGCGGCTGGTGCTGACCCCCAAGGAAACCCCGCAATCGGTGACCGTCGTCACCCGCAAACACATGGATGACTTCGGCCTGAACAACGTCGACGACGTGATGCGCCACACCCCGGGCATCACCGTGTCGGCCTTCGACACCGACCGCACCAACTACTACGCCCGCGGTTTCTCCATCAATAACTTCCAGTACGACGGCATTCCTTCCACCGCGCGCAACGTCGCCTATTCGGCGGGCAATACCCTGAGCGACATGGCGATCTATGATCGGGTCGAAGTGCTTAAAGGCGCCACCGGCCTGCTCACGGGTGCCGGCTCATTGGGTGCCACGATCAACCTGGTGCGCAAGAAACCCACGGCTGACTTCCAGGGCCATGCCAGCCTCGGCGCGGGCTCTTGGGACAACTACCGCAGCGAACTGGACGTCAGCGGCCCGATGACCGAAAGCGGCACCGTCCGTGGCCGGGCCGTCGCGGCGTATCAGGACAAGCGCTCGTTCATGGACCGTTACTCGCGCAAAAGCCCGGTGTACTACGGCATCATGGAATTCGACCTGTCCCCCGACACGATGCTGACCGTGGGCGGCGACTATCAGGACAGCCTGCCCACCGCCTCGAGCTGGTCCGGCAGTTTTCCGCTGATCAACGCCAATGGCGATCGCAATAGCGTAAAGCGCTCGTTCAACAACGCGGCCAACTGGAGCAGTTGGGAGCAATACACCCGTACCGCCTTCGCCATGCTTGAACATGACCTCGGCAACGGCTGGGTGACCAAACTGCAACTGGACCACAAGATCAACGGCTACCATGCACTGATGGCTTCGATTCAGGGTGACGAGCCCCGTGCAGACGGCACCGCACATGTCACTTCGCAAAAATACACCGGGGAAACCGTCAGCGACTCCGCCGACCTGTACGCAAGCGGCCCCTTCAGCCTGGGCGGCCGTGAGCATGAACTGGTGGTGGGCGGCTCCATCGGCATTTCGGACTGGAACGGCAAGGGCTACTGGAACCTCGCCCCCAACCTCGTCGACTTCAATAACTGGCACGGCCACGCCCCCCAACCTTACTGGGGCGCGCCGCAGCAATACATCGACGACACCATTCGCCAGACCGGCGCCTACATGACCACACGCCTGAACCTGGCCGATGACCTGAAGCTGCTGCTCGGTGGCCGCGTGGTCAATTACCACCTGACCGGCAATAACCCGTCCTACCGCGAGACCGGACGCTTCGTACCGTATGTCGGCGTGGTGTATGACCTGGATGAAACCTACTCGGTCTACGCCAGCTACACCGATATCTTCATGCCCCAGGAGAACTACAACCGCGACCGGCAAAACCAGTTGCTTGAGCCGGACGAAGGCCAAAACTACGAGCTGGGCATGAAGGCTGATTTCTTCGACGGACGCCTGAACGCCAGCGCAGCGTACTTCGAGGTCCATGAAAACAACCGCGCCGTTTCCGACGACGACTACAACAACCTGAAACCTACACCGCAGAACTATGCCTACAAAGGCACTAAGGCCGTCACCAAGGGCTACGAGCTTGAAGTGTCCGGCGAGTTGAGCCCGGGCTGGCAGATTCAGGCCGGCTACACCCACAAGGTGGTGCGTGACGACCAGGACCAGAAGATTTCCACGTTCGAGCCCGAAGACCAGGTCAAGCTGTACACCACTTATAAGCTCAAAGGCGACCTGGACAAGCTGACCGTCGGCGGTGGCGTGCGCTGGCAAAGCGTGGGCTGGCAGGACATCTACAACACCCCCCATGGCGGTTATGAAGAGTTCTCCCAGGAGGCGTACTGGCTGGTGGACTTGATGACCCGTTACCAGATCACCAAGAACGTGTCGGCGACGCTGAACGTCAACAACATCTTCGACAAGTCCTACTACACCAACATCGGCTTCTATAACTCCGCCGCTTATGGTGAGCCGCGCAACTTTATGGTCACCACCCGCTGGGATTTCTAA
- a CDS encoding TDT family transporter, which produces MTCPNTLHSSLKPFSHLTRPREVIRQFTPNWFAATMGTGVLALALAQLPVSVSGLHAVAEGLWLFTIGLFVLFSVLYAARWVMFFHEARRIFGHSTVSMFFGTIPMGLATIINGFLLFGVPRWGDGVVQLAEVLWWLDVAMALACGVLIPFMMFTRQEHSIDQMTAVWLLPVVAAEVAAASGGLLAPHLADAHSQLVMLVTSYVLWAFSLPVAFSILTILMLRMALHKLPHANMAASSWLALGPIGTGALGMLVLGGDAPAIFAANGLPGVGEMANGIGLVAGITLWGFGLWWMLIAVLITLRYLRAGIPFNLGWWGFTFPLGVYSLATLKLASTLHLGFFSIVGCVLVAALALMWLIVAKRTVQGAYKGELFVSPCIAGLANK; this is translated from the coding sequence ATGACTTGCCCAAATACGCTTCACAGCAGCTTGAAACCCTTCAGTCACCTGACCCGTCCCCGGGAAGTGATTCGCCAGTTCACCCCCAACTGGTTTGCCGCCACCATGGGCACCGGAGTGCTGGCGTTGGCGCTGGCGCAATTGCCGGTCAGCGTATCGGGGTTGCATGCCGTCGCTGAAGGGCTGTGGCTGTTTACTATCGGCCTTTTTGTGCTGTTCAGCGTGCTGTACGCGGCGCGCTGGGTAATGTTTTTCCACGAGGCGCGGCGTATTTTCGGGCACTCCACGGTGTCGATGTTCTTCGGCACCATTCCCATGGGCCTGGCGACCATCATCAACGGCTTCCTGCTGTTTGGCGTGCCGCGCTGGGGGGATGGCGTGGTGCAACTGGCCGAGGTGCTGTGGTGGCTCGACGTCGCGATGGCCCTGGCCTGCGGGGTGCTGATCCCGTTCATGATGTTCACCCGCCAGGAACACAGCATCGACCAGATGACTGCCGTGTGGCTGTTGCCGGTGGTGGCCGCGGAAGTCGCCGCCGCCAGCGGTGGCCTGCTGGCGCCGCACCTGGCCGACGCCCATTCGCAACTGGTGATGCTGGTGACCAGCTACGTGCTGTGGGCGTTCTCCCTGCCGGTGGCGTTCAGCATCCTGACCATCCTGATGCTGCGCATGGCCCTGCATAAACTGCCACACGCCAATATGGCCGCGTCGAGCTGGCTGGCTCTAGGTCCCATCGGCACCGGTGCCCTGGGCATGCTGGTACTGGGCGGTGATGCACCTGCCATCTTTGCCGCCAACGGTCTGCCCGGCGTCGGTGAGATGGCCAACGGCATCGGCCTGGTCGCAGGCATCACCCTGTGGGGCTTCGGCTTGTGGTGGATGCTGATCGCGGTGCTGATCACCCTGCGTTACCTGCGGGCCGGTATCCCGTTCAACCTTGGCTGGTGGGGCTTCACCTTCCCGTTGGGCGTGTACTCGCTGGCCACGCTGAAACTGGCGAGCACCTTGCACCTGGGTTTTTTCAGCATCGTTGGTTGCGTGTTGGTGGCGGCGCTGGCGCTGATGTGGCTGATCGTCGCCAAGCGCACGGTGCAGGGCGCCTATAAAGGCGAGCTTTTTGTATCGCCGTGCATTGCAGGACTAGCGAATAAGTAA
- a CDS encoding cupin domain-containing protein, whose protein sequence is MKIIRSKEFTGSRAWEALDIANMNGITTRLHWTDQPYRWHVNDGEEVFVVLDGQVQMHYRENGSEQMALLEVGDIFYASVGTEHVAHPQGPARILVIETEGSV, encoded by the coding sequence ATGAAGATCATCCGCAGCAAAGAATTCACCGGCAGCCGCGCCTGGGAGGCGCTGGACATCGCCAATATGAACGGCATCACCACCCGTTTGCATTGGACCGACCAGCCGTATCGCTGGCACGTGAATGACGGCGAAGAGGTGTTCGTGGTGCTTGATGGCCAGGTGCAGATGCACTATCGCGAAAACGGCAGCGAACAGATGGCCTTGCTTGAGGTAGGCGACATCTTCTACGCCAGTGTCGGCACCGAGCATGTGGCCCATCCACAGGGCCCGGCACGGATTCTGGTGATTGAAACCGAAGGCAGCGTTTAA
- a CDS encoding FecR family protein, producing the protein MPDSRQQIDEQAAEWMIRLHEGELTEAQRQAFERWKQQGPQHAASAARMEDVIARMQALRGQKAPARAALSAAFPQHGKARKNYVRALVLACSLGLPAMALLYSPYPQQWMADVHNGPGEWKTLRLADGSTLTLNGISAANLHFDSRQRRIELLQGEILVEVAHDGERPFVVQTAQGTLRALGTRFVVRREDDVTVLSMLESRVAAQSANGQQTLEVDAGSQARLSKDAVRLSGSIDTASINGAWRRHQLVVDNRPLPEVLDEIARHRSGRLQFDRAALASLKVSAVLPLDDTDRTLQMLAQTLPITLKTFTPWLIIVSPDTESKK; encoded by the coding sequence ATGCCCGACTCTCGCCAACAGATCGATGAACAAGCCGCCGAATGGATGATTCGCCTCCACGAAGGTGAATTGACCGAGGCCCAGCGCCAGGCGTTCGAGCGCTGGAAGCAGCAAGGCCCGCAACACGCCGCATCAGCAGCGCGCATGGAAGATGTGATTGCGCGGATGCAGGCCCTGCGCGGGCAAAAGGCACCGGCCCGGGCGGCCTTGAGTGCGGCCTTTCCCCAGCATGGGAAGGCGCGCAAAAACTACGTCCGCGCGCTGGTACTGGCCTGCAGCCTGGGCCTTCCCGCCATGGCGCTGCTCTACAGTCCTTATCCACAACAATGGATGGCCGATGTGCACAACGGTCCCGGCGAATGGAAAACCCTGCGGCTGGCGGACGGCTCGACGCTGACCCTGAACGGCATCAGTGCGGCGAATCTGCATTTCGACAGCCGGCAGCGCCGCATCGAATTGCTGCAAGGCGAGATCCTGGTGGAAGTGGCCCACGATGGCGAACGGCCATTTGTGGTGCAGACCGCCCAAGGCACCCTGCGCGCCCTGGGTACGCGATTTGTGGTCAGGCGCGAGGATGACGTTACGGTGCTGAGCATGCTCGAATCCCGCGTTGCCGCCCAAAGCGCGAATGGCCAGCAGACGCTGGAAGTGGACGCCGGCTCACAGGCGCGACTCAGCAAAGATGCCGTGCGCCTCTCCGGCAGCATCGATACGGCGAGCATCAATGGGGCCTGGCGCCGCCATCAACTGGTGGTGGATAACCGACCGTTGCCGGAAGTGCTGGATGAGATCGCCCGTCACCGTTCGGGCCGCTTGCAGTTTGATCGCGCCGCACTGGCCAGTCTCAAGGTCTCGGCCGTACTTCCCCTGGATGACACCGACCGCACCTTGCAGATGCTGGCTCAAACCCTACCGATCACGCTGAAAACCTTTACCCCATGGCTGATAATTGTCAGCCCGGATACCGAGAGCAAAAAATAA
- a CDS encoding M91 family zinc metallopeptidase codes for MNMQVSTNPPALQPPLHTLSTAPSDKLQDKQGEPSAPIKIIPNMPFNEGGVQIDLSVRGGGRGFFSPPKDQALTIKTSDSADKIHIKNSADGGLTAEINGKTYDIPFDTKSNGQQHLEIQSNGGDDNVTIDDDVKVPVSVKLGAGNDRFNAGGGRTNVYGGVGNDTIQLGSGVGYAEGNDGDDTITGGSAYSVMYGGNGNDKLRGAGGGTYMDGGSGNDSLRGGGGKNVMNGGKGNDVVDGGAGQNTIYTGKGQDTVNSVSDKDIVYGKKDDTIKRTGNSKFVEVTPSDVGKKAFEVKGDGEFKQRVEDDLEFFRGSPVGQKMLGALDKTPAPIKIEKVPESEGIFYKYGRKDLQPLNEHPPQDSQHGFITNNTAGMPADDATVSYNPSFIMDKYERPGVSTLFHEFAHAYDGVDGKFLPGETEVPPETSDPRRPTREPNLERQAVGLPTDGEPYDFDNDPSTPPTSTNPEPYNENALYKEWGKEPRERYYDV; via the coding sequence ATGAACATGCAAGTGAGTACTAACCCTCCCGCTTTACAACCGCCTTTACATACTCTTTCTACAGCACCCTCCGATAAGTTACAGGATAAACAGGGCGAGCCTTCTGCGCCGATAAAGATCATCCCGAATATGCCATTCAATGAAGGTGGGGTCCAGATAGATTTAAGTGTTAGGGGCGGCGGGCGTGGTTTTTTCTCCCCGCCAAAAGACCAGGCGTTAACGATTAAGACGAGTGACAGCGCGGACAAAATTCATATTAAAAATTCGGCTGATGGAGGATTGACCGCCGAGATTAATGGCAAGACCTACGACATTCCTTTCGATACCAAGAGTAATGGTCAGCAGCATCTTGAGATCCAAAGCAACGGCGGAGACGACAATGTCACTATTGACGACGACGTAAAAGTGCCCGTCAGCGTCAAGCTGGGAGCCGGCAACGATCGATTCAACGCTGGAGGCGGCAGGACCAATGTCTACGGCGGTGTTGGTAATGACACCATTCAATTGGGCAGCGGTGTCGGGTATGCCGAGGGCAACGATGGGGATGACACGATCACCGGAGGCTCGGCATATAGCGTCATGTATGGGGGTAACGGCAACGACAAGTTGCGGGGAGCAGGTGGTGGCACTTACATGGACGGTGGCAGCGGCAATGATTCGCTGCGTGGAGGCGGTGGGAAGAACGTCATGAATGGCGGAAAGGGAAATGATGTTGTAGATGGTGGTGCTGGTCAGAATACAATTTATACCGGCAAGGGGCAGGATACGGTTAATTCAGTATCTGATAAGGATATTGTTTACGGCAAGAAAGACGACACTATAAAACGCACGGGGAACTCTAAGTTCGTTGAGGTGACGCCGTCTGACGTTGGTAAAAAAGCGTTTGAGGTTAAAGGGGATGGTGAGTTCAAGCAGCGCGTTGAAGATGATTTAGAGTTTTTTCGGGGTTCTCCAGTAGGGCAAAAAATGCTTGGGGCGTTAGACAAGACTCCCGCGCCGATAAAAATAGAGAAGGTGCCAGAGTCGGAGGGTATCTTTTATAAGTACGGACGTAAGGACTTACAACCACTCAATGAGCACCCACCTCAAGATTCGCAACACGGATTCATCACTAATAACACGGCAGGTATGCCGGCTGATGATGCAACAGTCTCCTACAACCCTTCGTTCATTATGGACAAGTACGAGCGTCCAGGCGTCTCAACCCTGTTCCATGAGTTCGCCCATGCGTACGACGGTGTCGACGGTAAGTTCTTGCCCGGAGAAACTGAAGTACCGCCAGAAACTAGCGATCCCCGCAGGCCAACTCGTGAGCCAAATTTGGAGCGGCAAGCCGTTGGGTTACCAACGGACGGTGAACCTTATGATTTTGATAATGACCCCTCAACGCCCCCTACCAGTACAAACCCGGAGCCGTATAACGAAAATGCACTTTACAAGGAATGGGGGAAAGAACCGCGTGAACGCTACTATGACGTCTGA
- a CDS encoding bile acid:sodium symporter family protein, with amino-acid sequence MRALAALSRFVGNTFAYWVLIFAVVAFLQPAWFLGLKGAIVPLLGLVMFGMGLTLKLEDFAEVARHPWRVALGVVAHFVIMPGVAWLLCQVFHLPPEIAVGVILVGCCPSGTSSNVMTWLARGDLALSVAIAAVTTLLAPLLTPALIWLLASAWLPVSFMELFWSILQVVLLPIVLGVVAQRLLGARVRHAVEVLPLVSVVSIVAIVAAVVAASQAKIAESGLLIMAVVILHNTFGFLLGYFTGRVFRLPLAQRKSLSLEVGMQNSGLGAALASAHFSPLAAVPSALFSVWHNISGALLATYFRRMSEKEDRELLASKSET; translated from the coding sequence ATGCGTGCACTCGCCGCCTTGAGCCGTTTCGTCGGCAATACCTTCGCCTACTGGGTGCTGATTTTTGCCGTGGTTGCGTTCCTGCAACCCGCCTGGTTTCTCGGCCTCAAAGGCGCCATCGTGCCGCTGTTGGGCCTGGTAATGTTCGGCATGGGGCTGACCCTCAAACTTGAAGATTTCGCTGAAGTCGCGCGCCATCCGTGGCGCGTGGCATTGGGTGTGGTCGCGCATTTCGTGATCATGCCCGGCGTGGCCTGGCTGCTGTGCCAGGTCTTTCACCTGCCACCGGAAATTGCCGTCGGTGTGATCCTCGTCGGCTGCTGCCCGAGCGGCACGTCGTCCAACGTCATGACCTGGCTGGCCCGAGGCGACCTGGCCCTGTCGGTGGCCATTGCCGCCGTCACCACCCTCCTCGCTCCGCTGCTGACGCCCGCGCTGATCTGGCTGCTGGCCTCGGCCTGGTTGCCGGTGTCGTTCATGGAGTTGTTCTGGTCGATCCTGCAAGTGGTACTGCTGCCGATCGTGTTGGGCGTGGTGGCGCAGCGCTTGCTGGGCGCCCGGGTACGGCATGCGGTTGAGGTGTTGCCGCTGGTGTCGGTGGTCAGCATCGTGGCGATCGTCGCCGCCGTGGTGGCGGCCAGCCAGGCGAAGATTGCCGAGTCGGGCCTGTTGATCATGGCGGTGGTGATCCTGCATAACACCTTTGGCTTCCTGCTGGGCTATTTCACCGGCCGTGTGTTCAGGCTGCCGCTGGCACAACGCAAATCCCTGTCGCTGGAAGTGGGCATGCAGAACTCCGGCTTGGGCGCCGCACTGGCAAGTGCGCATTTCTCGCCGCTGGCGGCGGTGCCGAGTGCGCTGTTCAGCGTCTGGCACAATATTTCCGGGGCACTCCTGGCTACGTACTTCCGGCGAATGAGCGAAAAGGAAGACCGAGAGCTGCTGGCAAGCAAGTCAGAAACTTGA
- a CDS encoding MFS transporter — MSHPSQFTLLRKRRFLPFFITQSLGAFNDNIFKQSLILAILYKLTIEGDRSIWVNLCALLFILPFFLFSALAGQFGEKFNKDALIRVIKIGEIVIMSVGAVGFMFNHLELMLLALFAMGTHSALFGPVKYSIMPQALHEDELVGGNGLVEMGTFLAILAGTIGAGIMMSSTHYAPVVSTAIVGIAVLGYLASRSIPRAAASSPEMRLNWNIFSQSWATLKLGLGQTPAVSRSIVGNSWFWFVGAIYLTQIPAYAKEWMYGDETVVTLIPTVFSVGIALGSMLCEKLSGRKVEIGLVPFGSFGLTVFGLLLWWHSGGFPQNVQANDWIAVLSYGQAWWVLFDILGLGVFGGFYIVPLYALIQSRTAENERARVIAANNILNALFMVVSAIVSILLLSVAKLSIPELFLVVSLLNIAVNTYIFKIVPEFTMRFMIWLLSHSMYRVEHKNLELIPDEGAALLVCNHVSFVDALLIAGSVRRPIRFVMYYKIYNLPVLNFIFRTAGAIPIAGRHEDIQIYEKAFQRIAHYLKDGELVCIFPEGKLTSDGEMNEFRSGVTRILGETPVPVIPMALQGLWGSFFSRDPNKGFFHRIWSRVTLVAGAPVTVEAATPEALHGLVGTLRGDLK, encoded by the coding sequence ATGAGCCACCCCTCGCAATTCACTTTACTGCGCAAACGGCGTTTCCTGCCGTTCTTCATTACCCAGTCCCTTGGTGCGTTCAACGACAATATATTCAAGCAGTCGTTGATCCTGGCGATTCTCTACAAGCTGACCATCGAGGGCGACCGCTCGATCTGGGTCAATCTCTGCGCGTTGCTGTTTATCCTGCCGTTCTTCCTGTTCTCGGCCCTGGCCGGGCAATTTGGCGAGAAGTTCAACAAGGACGCGCTGATCCGGGTGATCAAGATCGGCGAAATCGTGATCATGTCCGTGGGCGCGGTGGGTTTCATGTTCAACCACCTGGAGCTGATGCTGCTGGCGCTGTTTGCCATGGGCACGCACTCGGCGCTGTTCGGGCCGGTGAAATACTCGATCATGCCCCAGGCCCTGCACGAAGATGAGCTGGTGGGCGGCAATGGCCTGGTGGAAATGGGCACGTTCCTCGCGATCCTCGCGGGCACCATTGGCGCCGGGATCATGATGTCGTCCACCCATTACGCGCCGGTGGTCTCGACGGCCATCGTCGGCATTGCGGTGCTGGGCTACCTGGCCAGCCGCAGCATTCCGCGCGCGGCGGCGTCCAGCCCCGAGATGCGCCTGAACTGGAATATCTTCAGTCAGTCCTGGGCCACCTTGAAGCTCGGCCTGGGGCAGACACCGGCGGTGTCGCGCTCGATTGTCGGCAACTCGTGGTTCTGGTTTGTCGGCGCGATCTACCTGACGCAAATCCCGGCCTACGCCAAGGAATGGATGTACGGCGACGAGACTGTGGTCACGCTGATCCCCACGGTGTTCTCGGTGGGCATCGCACTGGGTTCGATGCTGTGCGAAAAGCTCTCCGGGCGCAAAGTCGAGATCGGCCTGGTGCCGTTCGGCTCGTTCGGTTTGACCGTGTTCGGCCTGCTGTTGTGGTGGCATTCCGGCGGCTTCCCGCAGAACGTCCAGGCCAACGACTGGATCGCCGTGCTGAGTTACGGCCAGGCGTGGTGGGTGTTGTTCGATATCCTCGGCCTTGGCGTATTCGGCGGCTTCTATATCGTGCCGCTGTACGCGTTGATTCAGTCGCGTACCGCCGAGAACGAGCGGGCGCGGGTGATCGCGGCCAACAACATTCTCAATGCGCTGTTCATGGTGGTCTCGGCGATCGTCTCGATCCTGCTGCTGAGCGTGGCCAAGCTGTCGATTCCCGAGCTGTTCCTGGTGGTGTCGCTGCTGAACATCGCGGTCAACACCTACATCTTCAAGATCGTGCCCGAGTTCACCATGCGTTTCATGATCTGGCTGCTCAGCCATTCCATGTACCGCGTCGAGCACAAGAACCTCGAGCTGATCCCAGACGAGGGCGCGGCGTTGCTGGTGTGCAATCACGTGTCGTTTGTCGATGCGCTGTTGATTGCCGGTTCGGTGCGTCGGCCGATTCGTTTTGTCATGTACTACAAGATCTACAACCTGCCGGTTTTGAACTTTATCTTCCGCACTGCCGGGGCGATTCCGATTGCCGGGCGGCATGAGGACATCCAGATCTACGAAAAGGCCTTCCAGCGGATTGCCCACTACCTTAAGGACGGCGAGCTGGTGTGCATCTTCCCGGAAGGTAAATTGACCTCCGATGGCGAGATGAACGAGTTCCGAAGCGGCGTGACGCGGATTCTTGGAGAGACGCCGGTGCCGGTGATTCCGATGGCGTTGCAGGGGTTGTGGGGGAGTTTCTTCAGTCGTGACCCGAACAAGGGCTTCTTTCACCGGATCTGGTCGCGGGTGACCCTGGTGGCCGGCGCGCCGGTGACGGTAGAGGCGGCGACGCCAGAGGCGTTGCATGGTCTGGTTGGCACGTTGAGGGGTGATCTCAAGTAG